The window aTGAATCTAGAAACTTACAAGTGATTGGATAACACTCCAACGAGGTGTAAAAATATTTTCCAAGCCCTAGATCGAAGCTTTGATCGTCGGAGAAGATTTTTACAAAAATCAGTTCGCCGAAGTTCTTCAAGATCTTCTATCAAGCTTTAATGTTTgatgattgtttgatggattggaagaataacacatataagttatttataccAAACTAGGTCGGCTATTATGGAGGAATTCAACTTCGATTTTGTTTTCAAAGTTCTTCTTCCCCGTTTCTATTTCGTCTTTGACAGCCTAGCTAGGGAATAGGTTTTGACTTCGCAGCCTAGGGTAAAAGATGGTGATGAGAAGACGTGCACATGGGTGAATAAACGGAAGGATGAGATTGAGAAATGGGGAAGATAGGTCTTCTAGAAGGTCGCTGGCGTCCGTCGCGGGCCTCCAGAGTTCGCGAAGGAGAAGAAtaaaacgatgtcgttttgtttaaacaaaatgCATTATTGCGTTCCGTTTATGTTCCGTCAGCGTTGGATTGTTTAGACTAACGGAGTTAGCTTTCCCGTTAGTTGTTTTTGTGTAGACCGGGCGCGCGCGTGCTTGGTAACACCTGGTAGGCGTGACGTCTTCCTAAACGCTAGATAAAAATTCAGCGCTAATCCAATGGATGAGAATCCCGTTGCAGCTAATTTTATTATCTGCTATACTAGATtatcagatttatttttattaatagagttatttgaaataaattttttaacgTTTTCTCGCGTTTTTTCTTCACCAATTTAATacacataaatatttttgacaagataataaaaattatgttcatttattttatttttgagtatttatttaattattttaagcaataaattttacataatttatatttaaaatcataattaaataattccaACCTTTTTAGTTTgagtaatataaatataatatttaacctTAAATTACTTTtgaagttttatttaatttttctaattagagtttaattattacaataattaagtctaatttaatttttaatctctttttaggttattttgaatttaaaattttaaaatattattttaatattaataaaattattataaattagggtAGGTTAAATTTTtatgcttttatatatatatatatatatatatatatatatatatatatatatatatatatatatatatatatatatatatatatatatatatatatatatatattaaaaattaaataaaatattttatattccaAAAAATCATTTGAGACtataaattgaaatttcttTGAGCTGTGACAGTTCtgaattccaaaaaaaaataaacaaaaaccatTTTCTTTATAAGATCTTAATGactaagattatttaaataatttcaaactaattaaacaaattttcacCCTCTCACTCTCAccttattcaatttattaattaaaatatcaaaatattaaaatattttatatatttttttaaaaattattttatcaatatatattaatacattttaaatctttataaaaaacctaattttctcaaaatagcTCAatcacaaatattaaataactcataGATACCAAACAACGAGAAACTTTTAATcctcttttttatataaaataaaagtaacaatATATGTTTGAACATATTATCtcttaattaaataacaatgtaataaaaacaaaaacagttttattagaaacaaatccaacacaaaaaaataacttaattataacaAAAGGAAACACAATGTTATTAGAAACAAATGTAACACAAGAAGAAAATAGTGACAGATGTTTAttacacaaaatccaataataCTAGAAAgcacaattataaaaatattgcattaataatataaatatattattgtaaattatttatttgttgataTCTTCATTCGGTAATTCCATATTCCAAACCATGAGTAAGGTGGTGTTTACCTTTCATAATAGACATAATAATTATCGAATTAGTGTatgtcaatttaaaattatattatacaaatagaacataaaaacttaaatttgagctataaaaataattaatgaagcTTTAAAATACATACCTTCTATTTTAATAGTTTGCCATTAAGGAGATCATCAGCTAATAATATATAGGAATTCCTTCTGGAGGAAGTAACATTTTCTGAATCTCTTTCTGAAGCGTTTCATACCAACGGGGCTGAGATattgtcattaaataattaaaattaaacacaaataataataatattataattatttattcataactcaacatgtatttttttttctttacatatataaaaatagatttttttaaatgatcgtGAAGGACACcgaaatgtatttttttttttatcttagttttcttattttgttttagattttttattaaaagattaaaacgatatgttatttgaatttttagtttaattaccaaaaaaaaattatatttaaatttaataaaaataaagttttgtagcatatttaaatatattttgatttatttaaataatgatgaTTGACGATGATTTTAAGAAGGTGAATATTGTTTTGAGTTAAAtgacttaaaaatatattattatataataataaaataaattattattttttaaataatgagtattttatattttgattaatgaattaagtaatgTGATTGATTAAGGGGCGTATAAgtgatgtttgattatagttgaattttaaaaaaatgatccaataataaaaaaatatttaattcataaaataagtaatttgataattagaggaataataatgtaaaaaataaataatttatgaaaattgaaaaaaattcaaaaaaaaaaaactagaagaAAATCCAAGACCAAACAAGTTTCtactctatataatttataaaatttagaaactAACCTCATTATCTGGAACAGCTAATCCTGCTTTATCAGCATCAAtctgtaaaataataatttttaaaagctttgtttgaaatttggatttggattttgAATAATTGTACTTTTAAGTGAAAAGacttaaaatgtaataataattaattaatttaattgataaaaagataattaaaaaaataatgaattatttaaataatcttacttAACATACCaacacaaacaaaataatataaataataataataataataataataataaaattaaaaaaatataaaaaataaaatacataccCTCGCTTGAATAGTTTGCTCAACAGAATTAATAATCAAGCCAGAAGATTTTAGAAACTGATCCCAAATAGTAGCACAAGCAGCTGGGCTAATCAATGTCTTAGATGCCTCCACCTGATTTATTAATGATCagctttaaatatatataaatcattaaaaaaacaatggaaaataatttacaatatttattacCCCAGTCCAATTATTGTACGTGAGACTTCCCTCTCCACCTTCTTCTAGTAAAGCATTAGAGAGAATTTGTTGAATGTTGTCATCCTCTTTATTTTCCAAACGAATTATAGCCATAACAGACATAATATTTACACActgaaatttattataataaatcaatttatttcattataacaagaataaaaatatacatagaAGGAGTGAGGaggatatatatatacctcGTTTCGAGCCGTTTTTATAATGTCCTGAATGTTGTCGGTTCCTTTCCAAATTCGTGGAATAATTGAGTCGGCTGATTCATTCAACAATATTTGACAAAacctaaatattttaataatcaataagTGGCTCTTTGAAATAACTAATTAAGAAGGCAAAACGTCTTTAACTAATTACTTCTTTTGCATGATCTGCCCAATTTGTGGAATTTCTTTCCTCACACTTTTCTCGATTATATGTCTTCCATATCCCTTCAAAGTTTCAAGTTCTTCCATtttagtaaagttatatacccCCAAGTCCTCAAGGGCAACCTTAAACTCAGAGCAAGCCAAGTTTGTCTCTTGATGAAAGAGATCACTAAGTTTATTCCACATATTATTTCCGGGTGTTTTCAGAATAGCTCCTATAGATTTGGTCAATCCACTTTTTAGTTTAGACATAAGTTGTTCTTTAAACTCATTTTGTTTAATTGACCTAATGGAATCAACATGATCTCCCATTTGAGCCACCAATTGAGCCACCAATTTCTTCTTTACTTTTGTAGATGTCCATTCTACTTGTTGAATCTTTGAAtctaagaaaattaattattattattagtaagaTTAAGATATcatgattaataattattatagatcatctacttaaaaaatatataccttCATATGCAATCTCAAACATAGTCAACATCGTAGACCAATTTGCAGCCTGGTAAAAAATTTTCCCTTCATTCAATTCTTTGtggatttttaatttgaaatcacTTAGAACTTGGGAAGACAGGTTGTCCAGTAAGGAATCAAATGTCGGTTTGATTTCCTAACATGCAATAGGTATAATAGATCGAGATATAATTAGACAAACAAAGAATAGAGAATaacctatatattttaaatatttagagcAATATACACAAATGATAAGTTAATTACGTGTAACAAGCGTtgttttagtttttctttttgtttggcTTTAACAAATTCATCGTAAAATTCGGCTTCTACGTCGTATCTgaaagattaattaaattaataaattagatcTACTAGATAAAAATGGTTAATCCAAGCCAAGAtgcaattaataattaattaattttgataatgacTTACTCAGCTAAGTATTTGTCAATCAATGAAGTAACTTTTTGGCCAAAATTTTGTACTGGAGGACTATTAACCGCTACTTTCAGTTGAGACCATTCCTTCAAATTAATTCAGAGCGGagctattaaataaataaattaactattatattaaatacaataattataagaataaacTAGTTAATATCCATACCTCGTTAGCAATGAACCCATTAAATTTATCATTGTCAATTTGTTCACATCTAATTTTAGCAATCATCACCTGAAAAcatattatattgttaattttttttaaataacattattggGAGGggtatattttttgaattgattcatgcaaaaaaaaatctagttaAATTGGTTAAATGTAATGTTAACACATGTTGTGGTTCAAAATATAAATCTCAGTCATTtcattattcttattttgaGTGGTGGTTTTAACCTCTATACTGTATTCTAACTGTTCTTACCCTAAGATGGGGCCAAGCATCTAAAAAagattttacataattaaaaaaatatctcttgtaaattaaattaaaattacctGGTGAGAAGGAATGTCAAGAGTTCTATCATTAACAATTTTGTCCCATATTTGGGAAGTGCTCCTAACAAAGTCAATGGCGGGAACTAAAGGTTTAATTTGTAAAGATGCTTCAGATGGAGAAGAAAACCGCTTCCTTAATTCGGTTAccttaaaaatcaaacaaaatatttataagcaacataatataaatatatatatataacttatttaataagttatttaaaaataattaataattaattactcaCATCTTCCATGAATTGATCTCTGACGTACTCATAGTGAGATAGCCCTACTATATCAAACtgttgttaaaaaattaataattaataattgtaattattttatatatttattatagttatatatataatgaataaattaattaattaaactcacAACGAAGTAATCgtgaaatgcagcattttttgGGTTGGGGATAGTACTCCATATCTgcaatcatatttttaataattaaaacctaaatttattatttatttatgtcaaaggacacaaatttaataataataataatcaaagttagattaaaaatttcaatctaactcttaaaaaaacttaattattttagattgaGGTAAACtcttaaactttttaaatttaaaaattataaccttaaaattttataaggagtttttgaattatttcaatTCTATATgcttttatatgaataaaaacacatttatatttatatgtattacgcattcaaataaatgaactcataactaattttgtaattataatttattttattattgttttgaaattattttttgtatttaattatatatataaataataacataactaatatatttttaaagataattttttatgaTTGTAAGTCAACTatcaattttacaaatttataaataattaaaaaaaatttaattatctattttatcttaaactatatcaaattaatattacaattatataCCTTCAGAGTGTCTTCCAATAAGGTAGCTGAAAGCCATTCAATAGGTGTCTACATTTgcacaaaatatattaatgaaataattatatcttcagataaatatatattcatgaatcaaaatattctcatttctaataaataaataaatagaaggAGATTGATTTGCACCTTTGCCATGTCAcgtaaaacaaataataatgttGTCTTTCTTGGGGTAAATAATTGCAACATTGCctatacattaatatatatacttagataattttataatgctcaatataaataaaaagttataattaagATTAACGGGGAGTATATTATCTAcctgaaatataattttcaataaagGTCTGTTAGCAGCATTATTACGGCCAACATCTTGACTAGACCTTtatgtttaaacaaaataaaaaaaagatagtaattaattataaattaatattaaatgtgaTATGAGTTAGTTAATTACTTACATATTGATCATAAGCGTGTCTGAGAGAACTAGAGAAAATAGAGCGATCTTTGTCTCAAAATTTTTATCCTATAAtaagttgaaaattttaaacgTTAGAcctaatttaataattagttacatatttatactatataagtttaaataatcttaaataattcaaattcaaacaaagtCTGTACGAACTTTTTCACGTTCTTTTCCGTCGGTACCCTCCAAATCCATGATAAGAGTGCATCGATTAATAATAGGAGATTTTGTTAACCAAATCCCTTGTGTTGTTTGACGTCTATGtacaatataaattataattaattaaaataatataacgaAGAagttaaatagttatatatataatctatctaCCTGCCAATTTTGTCATCCATCATTGTAAAATTGGATTggaataaatgatttaatagaGTACTTTTGCCTGTAACCATTTTGAATACAAatgtgaaattttaaaaaataataataaatttaaaaaaaaaaaaattcaaaccgCTGCTTTGTGCGCCCATAATAGCCACAGTAGTATAATCGAGTCCACATTTACTAAGGCTGGTTAACTCCGAGAATTGAAGCAAGCCTTCCTCGTCGATCTTACCATCTCTATCGATAAGGTGGACCGACACACACTGGATTTCCTCCTCacctatattataaataaatatatatatccatgtcaataacaaattataattaatttcccataacttgtaaaataaaaagaataccCATGATATTAGGACTGCagatggagagagaaaataaatggTAATGTATGGAATATGTGAATTCCAAACACTTGACAATCCTCTTTTATATAGAGATTTCAAAAGCTTGATTGATCTgggtattttttaaatatatcttgtttgataaaaaaaatatgttatttgaaattttcattaatttaataaataaatttattttattattttagttgatgattaaATATAGTAATGTGACAAGaaataatttagtaataattggtaaaataaaaaaaaaacataaataaccaATATCAAATGATCTTAAGAATTTGTTTAATCGCGGTATTTTGAGTTTATTTggaattttatctaaaaaaaaccttaatttataaataaatccaagttatttgtgtttttaattatttaattactatatttttttattaaaatttttttttttgaaacgattaaaaccattttattaaaattccaaAGGTGAAAGAGTGAACAATCAAATCTagacaaattttaattatgattaaatgatGTAAATTAAAGGACCCTAAAGAATCTGATTAATATCAATCAGACATAcaaaaatagatattataaacaaaaattacaaacggtatcaaatcttaattatctcaattaggatttttatttctataCCAACTTGATGTTTCAACATGTTGTGTTCCCCTTTCTCTTACAATGAAAGGTgatgaactgaagaggttgatAAATAATgtctattttcat is drawn from Impatiens glandulifera chromosome 3, dImpGla2.1, whole genome shotgun sequence and contains these coding sequences:
- the LOC124930114 gene encoding protein ROOT HAIR DEFECTIVE 3-like, which codes for MAKTPIEWLSATLLEDTLKIWSTIPNPKNAAFHDYFVFDIVGLSHYEYVRDQFMEDVTELRKRFSSPSEASLQIKPLVPAIDFVRSTSQIWDKIVNDRTLDIPSHQVMIAKIRCEQIDNDKFNGFIANEEWSQLKVAVNSPPVQNFGQKVTSLIDKYLAEYDVEAEFYDEFVKAKQKEKLKQRLLHEIKPTFDSLLDNLSSQVLSDFKLKIHKELNEGKIFYQAANWSTMLTMFEIAYEDSKIQQVEWTSTKVKKKLVAQLVAQMGDHVDSIRSIKQNEFKEQLMSKLKSGLTKSIGAILKTPGNNMWNKLSDLFHQETNLACSEFKVALEDLGVYNFTKMEELETLKGYGRHIIEKSVRKEIPQIGQIMQKKFCQILLNESADSIIPRIWKGTDNIQDIIKTARNECVNIMSVMAIIRLENKEDDNIQQILSNALLEEGGEGSLTYNNWTGVEASKTLISPAACATIWDQFLKSSGLIINSVEQTIQARIDADKAGLAVPDNEVSF